In Carya illinoinensis cultivar Pawnee chromosome 10, C.illinoinensisPawnee_v1, whole genome shotgun sequence, one DNA window encodes the following:
- the LOC122279234 gene encoding scarecrow-like protein 13, which translates to MQTSREHHRSASLQGLYHQPLQDPYCLSNFQILENNMCPDNGNQGTSISFKPSKEQYFTLESSPSTAGYTVCDSPSVTSCLSNISPFSAQVSQSYLSDPHHSPNNYGSPVSGSSVADNGNEFRHKRREALLGSGPDIADSFYNSVNSGIHQLTSMSIRDWNQLVENISRLDLREVLKYCAEAVSNNDVSLADALMEVLEKRVSISGDPVQRLSAYMLEGLRARLKRSGTVIYKSLRCEPTSTELMSYMSILYDICPYWKFAYISANVVVEEVMENEPRIHIIDFQIAQGSQWMSLIHSLARRPGGPPLVRITGVDDSQSAHARGGGLHIVGQKLLDFAKSCHVPFEFHAAAMSGCEVERENLRVQPGEALAVNCPYVLHHMPDESVSTQNHRDTLLRLVKSLSPKVMTLVEQESNTNTSPFPSRFKETMEYYTAMFESIDAARLPRDDRLRIRAEENCVARDIVNMIACEDTERVERHEMLGKWNARLKMAGYTPLTLSSSVTNAVVDLLKLYNENYSIMERDGALYLRWKNRCMATSSAWR; encoded by the coding sequence ATGCAAACATCTCGGGAACATCATAGGTCAGCCAGCTTGCAAGGGTTGTACCACCAGCCTTTGCAAGATCCCTATTGTTTGTCTAATTTCCAGATTTTAGAAAACAATATGTGCCCTGATAATGGCAACCAAGGAACAAGTATTTCGTTCAAACCATCTAAGGAACAATACTTCACTCTGGAATCATCCCCGTCAACTGCTGGTTACACTGTCTGTGATTCCCCTTCTGTCACTAGCTGCTTGTCTAACATAAGTCCCTTTTCCGCCCAAGTTTCTCAGTCATACCTGTCAGATCCACATCATTCTCCCAACAACTATGGATCGCCTGTAAGTGGTTCTTCTGTTGCTGATAATGGTAATGAATTTAGGCACAAGAGAAGGGAAGCTTTGTTGGGTTCTGGACCAGATATTGCCGACAGCTTCTATAATTCTGTCAATAGTGGGATCCACCAATTAACTTCCATGTCAATTCGGGATTGGAATCAATTGGTTGAAAATATCTCCAGGTTAGACCTGAGAGAGGTGCTCAAATACTGTGCAGAAGCGGTATCCAATAATGATGTGTCATTGGCAGATGCTCTAATGGAAGTGTTGGAGAAGAGGGTATCGATCTCTGGGGATCCTGTCCAACGTTTGAGTGCTTACATGTTGGAAGGACTTAGAGCAAGGTTAAAACGTTCAGGGACTGTAATCTACAAATCCCTGAGGTGTGAACCAACAAGCACAGAACTAATGTCGTACATGTCTATCCTTTATGATATTTGTCCCTACTGGAAATTTGCTTACATATCTGCAAATGTTGTGGTTGAGGAAGTTATGGAAAATGAACCCAGAATCCACATCATTGATTTCCAAATTGCACAGGGTAGTCAGTGGATGTCCCTCATCCATTCTCTTGCACGTCGGCCTGGAGGGCCTCCACTTGTCCGCATCACAGGTGTTGATGATTCCCAATCAGCTCATGCTCGAGGTGGAGGACTTCATATCGTAGGGCAGAAGCTGTTGGATTTTGCCAAGTCATGCCATGTACCATTTGAGTTTCATGCTGCTGCCATGTCTGGTTGCGAGGTTGAGCGAGAAAATCTGAGGGTTCAGCCTGGGGAGGCCCTGGCCGTTAATTGCCCGTACGTGTTGCACCACATGCCAGACGAGAGTGTGAGCACACAGAATCATAGAGACACACTATTGAGGCTGGTCAAAAGTTTGTCGCCCAAGGTTATGACTCTTGTTGAGCAAGAATCCAACACCAACACTTCCCCTTTTCCTTCAAGGTTCAAGGAGACAATGGAATATTATACAGCCATGTTTGAATCAATCGATGCGGCTCGCCTCCCGAGAGATGACAGGCTACGGATCCGTGCAGAAGAGAACTGTGTGGCCCGTGACATAGTAAACATGATAGCTTGCGAGGATACTGAGAGAGTGGAGCGGCACGAAATGCTGGGAAAGTGGAATGCAAGACTTAAAATGGCGGGATATACTCCACTAACATTGAGTTCCTCGGTGACTAATGCTGTCGTGGATCTACTAAAGCTCTATAATGAGAACTATAGTATCATGGAGAGGGATGGGGCCCTCTACCTACGTTGGAAGAACAGGTGTATGGCCACCTCTTCAGCTTGGAGGTGA